From a single Planctellipticum variicoloris genomic region:
- a CDS encoding NAD-dependent epimerase, with translation MKYLVTGAAGFIGMHTCRSLLERGDTVIGLDNLNSYYSVQLKQDRLAQLTGHPGFRFAHLDLTDADGLTGLFASERFDVVIHLAAQAGVRYSLTHPQAYIDSNLVGFANVLEACRRHEVGHFVYASSSSVYGANTQMPFSVHQNVDHPVSLYAATKKANELMAHSYSHLYRLPTTGLRFFTVYGPWGRPDMALWLFTEAILAGRPIDVFNEGRMQRDFTYIDDIVEGVVRTADRIAAPDPNWSGDRPDPAASFAPYRVYNIGNNQPVELMRLIETLEHSLGEKAVKNLLPMQPGDVPATYADVEDLTRDVGFKPSTPIEAGVEQFVKWYRGYHGV, from the coding sequence ATGAAATACCTGGTGACGGGAGCCGCGGGCTTCATCGGAATGCATACCTGCCGGTCGCTGCTGGAACGGGGCGATACGGTCATCGGTCTCGATAACCTCAATTCGTATTATTCGGTACAACTCAAGCAGGACCGCCTGGCTCAATTGACCGGACATCCCGGATTTCGCTTCGCGCATCTCGATCTGACGGACGCCGACGGACTGACCGGACTGTTTGCCTCCGAACGATTTGACGTCGTGATTCATCTTGCCGCCCAGGCGGGCGTGCGATATTCGCTGACGCATCCGCAGGCCTATATCGACAGCAATCTGGTCGGGTTCGCCAATGTGCTGGAAGCCTGCCGGCGGCACGAAGTCGGGCACTTCGTCTATGCGTCGTCCAGCAGCGTTTACGGCGCGAACACGCAGATGCCGTTTTCGGTGCACCAGAACGTCGACCATCCCGTCAGCCTGTACGCGGCGACGAAGAAGGCCAACGAACTGATGGCCCATTCCTACAGTCACCTGTATCGCCTGCCGACGACCGGCCTCCGGTTCTTCACGGTCTACGGACCCTGGGGCCGGCCCGATATGGCCCTCTGGCTCTTTACCGAGGCGATCCTGGCAGGGCGGCCGATTGACGTGTTCAACGAAGGCCGGATGCAGCGGGATTTCACCTACATCGACGACATTGTCGAAGGGGTCGTGCGAACCGCCGACCGGATCGCGGCCCCGGATCCGAACTGGTCGGGCGATCGCCCGGATCCGGCCGCAAGTTTTGCTCCCTACCGCGTCTACAACATCGGCAACAACCAGCCGGTGGAGCTGATGCGGTTGATTGAGACGCTCGAACACAGTCTCGGCGAAAAAGCGGTGAAGAACCTGCTGCCGATGCAACCGGGGGATGTCCCGGCGACCTATGCTGACGTCGAAGATCTGACTCGCGACGTCGGATTCAAACCGTCGACGCCGATCGAAGCGGGCGTCGAACAATTTGTGAAGT
- a CDS encoding lysophospholipid acyltransferase family protein: MSVRNLRHRLEYLLFRLIVCVIDALSPRVTARAAESLAFIVHYCLPRRWSRFPVARENLQRAFGDQLSEREIDRTVYRMWVHLFRMVAEMVQSTRKVHLHSYRDIIAFESHRPTVEAMCSGRRVLLLSGHFGNWEAGITIFGLWDFPMGVIAREMDNPYLHDWFARYRESTGHRLLLKKGDFDEMLTLLQRGGHVGLLGDQDAGSRGLFVDFFGVPASTFKSIALLAIEYDALIVVGSTMRETDDFAAAPWVRFSMHCDGVFDPREYPGSDAVREMTQDYTRALETAIRRAPEQYFWVHRRWKSEPRVRRKAA; encoded by the coding sequence GTGAGCGTACGGAACTTGCGCCATCGGCTGGAGTATCTGCTGTTCCGGCTGATCGTGTGCGTGATCGACGCCCTTTCGCCGAGAGTGACTGCGCGCGCCGCCGAGTCGCTGGCGTTTATCGTGCATTACTGCCTGCCGCGCCGCTGGTCCCGTTTTCCGGTGGCCCGGGAGAATCTGCAGCGGGCGTTTGGCGATCAGCTCTCGGAACGCGAAATCGACCGGACGGTTTATCGGATGTGGGTGCATCTGTTCCGAATGGTCGCGGAAATGGTGCAGTCGACCCGCAAGGTCCACCTGCACAGCTACCGGGACATCATCGCCTTCGAAAGCCATCGGCCGACCGTCGAAGCGATGTGCTCAGGCCGGCGCGTGCTGCTGCTCAGCGGCCACTTTGGAAACTGGGAGGCCGGCATCACAATCTTCGGCCTGTGGGACTTTCCCATGGGAGTCATCGCACGGGAGATGGACAACCCCTATCTTCACGACTGGTTTGCCCGCTATCGCGAGTCGACCGGTCACCGGTTGCTGCTGAAGAAGGGGGACTTTGACGAGATGCTGACCCTGCTGCAGCGGGGGGGGCATGTCGGGCTGCTGGGGGACCAGGACGCTGGTTCGCGGGGGCTGTTCGTCGATTTCTTCGGCGTCCCGGCCAGCACGTTCAAGTCGATCGCCCTGCTGGCGATCGAATACGACGCATTGATCGTGGTTGGCAGCACGATGCGGGAGACCGACGATTTTGCGGCGGCCCCCTGGGTCCGCTTCTCGATGCATTGCGACGGCGTCTTCGATCCGCGGGAGTATCCGGGGAGCGACGCCGTCCGGGAGATGACGCAGGATTACACCCGCGCGCTGGAGACTGCGATCCGTCGCGCGCCGGAGCAGTATTTCTGGGTGCATCGTCGCTGGAAGAGCGAGCCGCGCGTCCGCCGCAAGGCGGCGTGA